From the genome of Corallococcus macrosporus DSM 14697:
GGGCGGCGTGCTGCTCGATGAAGGCCTGGCGCAGCACCTGGCCCGGCTCACCCAGACGCAGGTGACGCTGCTGGCGGGTGACGCGGCCCTGGCCAGCGCGGGCACCGCCGAGCCGCCGACGGTGACGAAGTCGCTGCCGCTGGGAGAAGCGGCCACGGTGCGGTTCGTCTTCAGCCGCGCGGCCGCGCGCGAGGCGGAGCAGGGCGTCATGCGCGCCTTCCTCCTGCTGGCGGCACTCGGCGGCACCTTCGCGGTGCTGCTGGGCCTGCTGGTGTCGCGGTGGATGACGCGGCCGGTGGAGGCCCTCACCGAGGGCGCCCGGCGCGTGGCGGAGGGCGCGTTGGAGTCGCAGGTGACGGTGGAGGCCAGCGGCGAGGTGGGCGAGCTGGTGCGGACGTTCAACCGCATGACGTCCGAGCTCAAGGCCACCACCGAGCGGCTGATGGCCAGCGAGCGCATCGCCGCGTGGCAGGAGGTGGCGCGGCGGCTGGCGCACGAAATCAAGAACCCGCTGACGCCCATCCGCATGTCGCTGGAGACGCTCCAGGCCGCGCAGGAGGCGAGGCACCCGCGCTTCCCGGACATGTTCAAGGAGAGCGCGGGCGTGGTGCTGGAAGAGGTGGACCGGCTGCGCCGCATCGTCGACGAGTTCAGCCACTTCGCGCGGCTGCCCAAGCCCCAGCTCGCGCCCGTGGACCTGGGGGAGCTGGCCCAGAGCGTGCTGGCGCTGTACGCCACGCCGCCGCCCGGCATCCAGATTCTGCCCACGCTCCAGACGGGCGTGCTGGCGCGGGCGGACCGGGACCAGCTCACCCAGGTGCTGGTGAACCTGGTGAAGAACGCCGAGGAGGCCATGGTGTCCAGCGGGGGCACCCTGCGCGTGCGCGTGCGCTCCACCGAAGCCGACGCCATCGTCGAGGTGGAGGACAGCGGCCCCGGCATCCCCCTGGAGCACCGCGCGCGCGTCTTCGAACCCTACTTCACCACCAAGGACGGCGGCACGGGCCTGGGGCTGGCCATCGCCGCGCGCATCCTCCAGGAGCACGGCGGCAAGCTGGAGGTGGGCGGAGCGCCCGGCCAGGGCGCGCGCTTCAGCCTGGTGCTGCCGCGCGCGGCGTGACTCGGGCGCCGCGCTCCGCGAGGTCCACGAAGCGCTGACGGACGGCATCCTGCTCGGCCCTGACGAAAAGGCCCGCGGTCTCCCAGGAGACCACGGGCCTTCGACACTTCAGCGGCGGCCAGGGGCCGCGCGCGGCCTCAGTCCTTGACGGGGGTGGCCTTGAGGGCCGCCTTGCCTTCCTTCACGTAGACCTGGAAGCGCACCGTCTTGCACGCGTACTTCTGGACGAGCTGCTCCTTGTTCTTGCGGAGCTTCTGCACGAACTTGTCGTACGTCAGGCCGTCCGCCGCCTCGCCACACCGCTCGCGGGTGGTGAGGAACTCACGGAAGACCTCCTGGAAGTGCTGCTCGTCGGTGAGCGCCACCGCGGAGTTGCCCGCGCCCGGCAGCGGAATCGCGGCCTGCGCGGCGGGACGCGGCGGAGGCATGGGGATGGCGTCCGACGTCGGCGGCCGCGCGCTCGCCTGGAGCAGCTCGCGCGGAATCGCCGCCACGCGCGTCGTCTCCGGGCTGTCCGGGGCCGCCTGCGAGGCCGCCAGCGCGAAGGGGTCCGCCGCCTGCTGGAGCGAGTACGCCGCCGTGGGCTGGTCCTCGAAGGCGAACGCGCCCCGGCGTGGCGCCGCGGGCGACAGCGGCTCGGGCCCACCCGAGGCCTCCGGGGCCGACTCGAACGGCATCGCCCCCATGGGCGCGGGCGGCTGCTGCGGCGGCGCGGGGAACGGGAACGCCTCCGCCGAACCAAACGGGTCCGCGGCGGGCGCGGGCGGCGGGGGCGCGAAGGCGAACGCGTCCGCCGCCGGAGCAGGCGCGGGAGGCGGAGCCGGCGGAGCGAAGGCGAACGGGTCGCCCACGGGCGCCTGCGCGGGAGGCGACAGCGCGAACGGATCGCCCGTCGGAGGCGGCGCCTGCTGCGCGAACGGGTCCGCGGCGGGCGCGGGCGCCGGAGGCGCGAAGGCGAACGGGTCCGCCGCCGGAGCGGGCGCCGGCGCCGGGGGCGCGAAGGCGAACGGGTCCGCCGCGGGCGCAGCCGCCGGAGCGACAGGCGGCGGGGCGAAGGCGAACGGGTCCGCCGCCGGAGCGGGCGCGGGCGCCGGTGCGGCCGGCGCGAAGGCGAACGGGTCGGCGGCGGGCGTGGGCGCCGCGGCGGGCGCCGGGGCCTGGGCCGTGGCGGCGGGCGCGGGCGCCGAGGCCATGGCGGACGACAGGCTCAGCGTGTCCGAGCTGCTGCTGGACGCCTCCTCCGAGCCCTCCGACTTGCGGCCGGAGCCCATCATCAGCGTCCACACCAGGCTCAGGCCCAGGAGGCCCGCCAGGGCGAACAGCGCGTTCTGCTGGTACGCGGCCAGCGCGCCCAGCACCGGCTCCGTGCTGGCGATGGCGAGCACCTCCACCGGCGTGCCGGAAACCGCCCGGCGCGCGCCCACCATCAGCGGCGCGTTCCCGCCCAGCGGGTCATCCTGGGTGAAGACGGGCAGCGCCACCGGGCCCAGCGCCAGCAGCTTGCCGGTGCTCAGCACCACGCCGGACGCCTCCGCGGCGACCTTCGCCAGCGAGCCCTCCGCCAGCAGCTTCTGCGGACCGGCCACCCCCGCCAGCGCGTCCCCCTTCACCAGCGCCAGCGCCGCCGTGCCCGACGCCTGGACGGCGGCCTCCAGCGCGCCTTCGTCCAGCAGCGGCGCGCCCAGCACCAGCGTCACCGCGGGCGCCCCGGCGTCCCACGACAGCGGCACCGCGGCGAACGCATGCGGCGCGCCAAAGGCCTCCGCCACGCTGGCCCCCGTCTTGACGAGGCCCGCCACGTCCAGCTTCGCCGCGTCCGAGGACGGCTCGGCGCCGGCCACCGCGTGGAACTGCGCGTCCGGGGTGGCCACGGCCACCACGGCGCCCTTGAGCTCCTGGGGAATCACGGCCTCCACGGCGCTGCGCACCGCGGCGAAGCGCTCGGCGGTGAAGGCGCGCGCGGCGGCGGCCTCCGCCTCGGCGCGCTCCCGCTCCCGCTGATTGCGGGGCGCGGGCTGCGCGGGAAGCGGCGGGACAGCGGCGGCCACCACCTCCGGCAGGGCCGCGAGCTTCAGCGCCAGTGACTGCACTTCGGCACGACGTGCATCCACGCGGCGCGCCACCTCGGCTGCGCCCGCGGAGGCCTGGGCCGACGCTCCGGCGACGGCGCGCTCGCGCAGCGGTCCCGAAAGCATCGGCAGGTGAGCAACGCCCAGTCCGATGACCAGGAATGCGAAGACGAGGAACTTGAGGCGGACCATCGCCGTCCTTTTAGCCCGAGGTTGAAGGGTTCCGCTTATAGCGTTCACCGTTCGGCCCCAGCAAGATTCGGGCACTGGACATGACGAGCCCGGCCGCCAGGTGTACGACCTGGGAGGCCGGGCCCGTGCCGCCGCTTTCCGCGATTAGTAGGTGGGAACGTCGGCCGCCACGTCCTGGGGCAGGCCGTTGGTATGCACATCGCGCCGCTTCTCCAGCAGGCGCTTGAGGCTCTTCTCCAGCCGGTCACGCGACGCGTCGATGGCGGGGAACAGCGAATCCGCCGTCTCCGTCACGTGCACGGAGGAGAGTCCGGGCAGACGCACCGTCACCCGGCACTCCTTGTCCACGCCGCCCTTGGGCCCATTGGTGTCCACCAGCGAGATGTCGATTTCCGCCGCCTCGTCATCCGCGAACCGTTCGATATGGCGCACCAGGTGTTCGTCGACATACGACTTGAGAGCATCCGACAGGTCCAGGTGCACTCCACGCAGCAACACCTTCATGGCATTTCCTCCGGACCCAAACATGGGCAGCCTGACGCCCGGTGGTGAGCCACCCCCCACCCATGAATGAAGGTTTCGTGCCGCTCCCCTGCTCTCCGGGCGGGAGGCCGGCGGAGCGCTCGCGGCGGGACCGGGACGAATCGTCACCGCCGCGTGGGTTTCCCCAAGGCATGGGCGACGAGCGAATCAAGGTCTTGCTGGTCGAGGACGACGGGGACAGCCGGGAGCTGCTGGCGGAGCTGCTGGAGTCGGAGTTCGACGTGAAGACCGCCACGGACGGAGTGGCCGGCCTGAAGGCCTTCGAGGCCGAGCACCCCGACGTGGTGGTGACGGACGAATCCCTTCCCGGAATGAACGGCACCGAGCTCGCGCAGAAGGTGAAGGAGCGCGAGCCGCGCGCCCGCGTCATCCTCGTGTCGGGCTACACGCAGGTGCAAGGCTCCGAACACTGTGACGTGGTGCTGCGCAAGCCCATTGACGTGGAGCGCCTCAGCGCCGCGGTGGGCAGGCTCGGTGACGAAGCGCGCCACTGAACGAAGTGACGGGCCCCGGGTGCCGTCGGCGGAGGCCAGACCTACTATTTCCCTCCAGACACCCACGGGCTGGAGGGACGGCAATGAAATACTGCGCCAGGTGCGGCTCCGAGTATCAGGACAGCGTCCAGCAGTGCGCTGACTGCCCAGGCAACCCGCTCCTCGTGAGCGCGGAGGAGATGCGCAGCAGGGGGCTGCCCCTGCCGCATGAGCTGGATACGCGCGTGTTCGTGCGCGCCGGCTCGGCGGAGGACCCCTTCACCGCCGAGGTCTACACCCAGCTCCTCCAGGACGCGAACATCCCCGTGCTGGTGCGCGCCGGGCGCTCGGGCGTCGTGGACAAGCTGACCACCGGCAACGTGCTGCCCTGGTGGGAGATTCACGTGCCGGCCGAGCAGCAGGTGCGCGCCGCGACGCTGCTGGAGCAGGAGCGGCTGCGCGAGCTGGCCACCAACGACGAAGCCGCCGCCGCGGCCGAAGCCGAGGAGCGGGAGACCGAGCCGCCCGCCGCGCCGCCGCCCGCGCCCTGAGCGGACCTCAGGGGACCGGGCGCATCACCGAGCCGCCGCTGGCCACGTCGGGCCGGCGCGGCTCGAAGAGGCTGACGCCCGTCACCTTCCACTTCGAATAGCGCCCGTTGCGGGCGAGGAACGTCTCCAGGTCCTCGTCCACCACGCGGTTGTAGCCGCCCCGGGACGCGTGGCGCAGGTACGTGCGCTTCTTGCGCTGCACCACGAAGCCCAGGTGGGTGATGCGCGTGGCCTTCAGCGGCAGGTCCTCCCGGAGCACCACCAGGATGGTGCCCGAGGGGATGTCGCGCGCGTGCGCCATCACCCGGTCCAGGGGCAGCATGTTCAGCGAGTACGTGCCCACCGCCTGCTGCGCCTTGGGCAGGCCCAGCGCCTGCGACGAGCGCGACTGCCAGGTGAGCTTCGTCAGGGACTTCGTGACGGTCACCGCGTCCCCGCCCCCGTAGCGCCGCGTCACGTCCGCCAGGAAGCCCTTGCGGATGTTGTTGGGCAGCCACTGGGCCTCCATCAGGTGGTTGCGGTCCTCGTAGGTGGGCGCGCTCGCGTAGCGGATGTGCTCCAACAGCGGCGCCACCTCCTCCTCGCGGCTCGCCAGGCTCAGCGCCAGCGACTGCTCCACGAAGGTGAGGCAGTCCACCGCGTCCAGCCGGAAGGTGGGGTCGGGGTCCACGCCGTGGCCCTCCCCCAGCGGCGACAGGACGTAGGGCGTGTTGAGGAAGCGCCCGCTCATCCGCAGCAGGCGCCCGGCGAGCGGCGCGCCCGCGTCCTCGGCCACGAGCGCGGCGCGCTGCTCCGCGCTGAGCCCCTCCCAGCCATTGGGCTTCACCGGCCGGGCCGTGGCGAGCTGCTTGGACGCCCCCGGTGCTTCGAGCAGCGCCTCCGCGCCGGGGCGGGCGTCCCCCTCCCTGGCGGGAGCGGGGGCCACGGGCGCCTGCGACAGCAGGGCCGCGGCCAGGACCGCGACGCCCTTCATTGCGCGACACCCGCCTTGCGCAGGATGGCCTTGCGCCGGTCGTCCCGGAGCTGGAGCGTCTCCAGCTCCCGCTCGTACGCGAGCTTCTCGTCGGATTGGGCGTTCCACGACGCCAGCACCAGCCACTCCAGCATCGACGCGTCCCCGCCCTCGTGGAGGATGCGGGCGGCGGAGGCGGCCAGCGCGCGGTCCTTGTCCTCCAGCAGCGGCTTGAGCGCGGGCGCGGCCTTCTTCGCGCTGACGCCCTCGTAGAGCTCCAGCCCCTGCCTGCGCACGAAGCGGTCCTCCGAGCCGAGCAGCTTGCCCGCGAAGGCGAAGCCCTCCGGCGAGCCCAGCCGGCACAGGCCACGCGCGGCGGCGAAGCGGGTGCTCTCCGAATCACTGGCGAGGAACTCCTTCAGGGCCGGAGCTTGCCTGGCGTCCCCGGCCTCGCCCACCGCGGCGAGCATGGCCGCGCGCACCTCCAGCTCCGGCTCCGTCCTGGCGGCCTTCACCAGCACGGCCCCCATCTTCCGGTTGCGCGAGGCCCCCAGGGCCCGCGCCGCCTCGCGGCGCACGCCGCTGCTCTTGTCCTGCAGCAGGGGCACCACCACCTGCGTGAGGCGGCTGTGGAGCCTCGCCAGTCCCTGCGCGGCGTACATGCGGACGGCGCTGTCCTCGTCCGACGCCAGCCCCGCCAGGGTCGGCTCGGCGGCGCGGGTGCCCAGCCCCGCCAGCACCGCGGTGAGGTTGCGGCGCAGCCGCTCCTCGTGGACGGTGCGCAGCGTGGAGGCAAGCTCCCGGGCCGCGTAGGCCTCCTCGCGCAGGTAGCGCAGGCGGGAGACGGCGGCGGGGACGGCGCCCCCCTCCACCACGGCCTGGATGACCGCGTCCGTGTCCGCGCGCCGGGACGTCCGCTTGGCGGCGGCCGCGGGCCCGGACAGGGCGGCCCAGGGGAGGAGCAGCGACAGGAGGAGGACAAGTCGGGCGGACGAAGACACGGGCCCCGACGATGGCAAGGGCCGCGCCATCCGTCAAAGCCCCACCACATCCCCCGCCCCCTGGCCTGCACGTCTGCCCGATTCTTGACCCTCCAGGGTGCGATTGATACGACCGTCAGGTTTCACCCCTCTCTCAAGGCGCCACCCCATGAAGAAGCTGATGGCGTTGCTGGCGGTGTCGGGGACGCTCACCGCGTGCGGCCCCGTGAAGTCCACCGCGAACATCCTCGACGCCGAAGTGCAGATCCAGGCCGCGCGCACCGCTGGGGCGGAGAAGCTCTCCCCCTATGAGTGGACCGCCGCCAACCTGTACATCGCCAAGGCACGCGAGGAGGTGGGGTACTCCGACTATCAAGCCGGCGTGGACTTCGCCGTGAAGGCGTCCCGCTACGCCAACGAGGCCCGCGAGAAGGCCATGGCCGTGGCCGGCAGCACCGAGCCCGGCGGCCGCACTCCGAACCCGTGACGACCGAGCGCTCCCCGATGACGCGTCCTTCCCTGGTCACACTGCTCCCCCTCCTCTTCTCCCTCTCCTGCGTCAGCGGCAGCAAGATTCGCGCGGACACGGAGGTGCTCGCGGCCAACGTGGAGCGCGCCCGCCGCGGCGGCGCCCTGCGCTGCGCGCCCGTGGAGCTGGCCACCGCCGAGGCCCACCTCGACTTCGCCCGGGGTGAGCTGAGCCAGGGCAACAGCGGCCGCGCCGACACCCACGTGCGCACCGCCGACACCGCGGTGAACCGCGCGCTGGCGCTCTCCAAGAACTGTGGTCCGCGCCAGGTGCTGGTGCGCGACCGGCCGGAGCCGCAACAGCCCCAGCAGCCGCAACAGCCCCAGCAACCGCAGCAGCCGCAGGTGGTGGTCCGCATCGAGGAGACGGACAGCGACGGCGACGGCACCCTGGACAAGGACGACCCCTGCCCCGACCAGGCCGAGGACAAGGACGGCTTCCAGGACGAGGACGGCTGCCCGGACCCGGACAACGACAACGACGGCGTGCTGGACGGCAACGACAAGTGCCCGCTCACCCCCGGCGTGGCGGAGAACCAGGGCTGCCCGGCGGAGGCCCCCAAGGACCGCGACGGTGACGGCGTCGTCGACTCCGAGGACAAGTGCGCCGACCAGGCCGAGGACAAGGACGGCTTCCAGGACGAGGACGGCTGCCCGGACCTGGACAACGACAGTGACGGCATCGTCGACACGGCCGACAAGTGCCCGGACGAGGCCGGCCCCATGCAGAACCTGGGCTGCCCCATCGTCGACAAGGACGGTGACGGCGTGCTCGACGTGGACGACAAGTGCCCGGACGAGCCGGAGGACAAGGACGGCTTCCAGGACGAGGACGGCTGCCCGGACCTGGACAACGACGCGGACGGCGTCCCGGACGTCCAGGACAAGTGCCCCGGCGAGGCCGGCGTGGCGGAGAACGGCGGCTGCCCGGACAAGGACACCGACGGTGACGGCATCGTGGACCGGCTGGACGCGTGCCCGGAGGAGCCCGGCGTCCAGGAGGAGCGCGGCTGCGCCAAGCAGT
Proteins encoded in this window:
- a CDS encoding ATP-binding protein translates to MRLRTRLALAFALLALVPLAVVVPPTLTRLRDTLSRELDARMEAATASAQESLERSGATARRAVEELVDSTIMEDLAREARERPTRAIQAGTAEGLMKSRGLSVLALFDRDGTVLSSGHLPARRGDPDPVLFAVTQQQSPRPVPVRVEVRTASGLRQLPALVTARPVDFGDLRLWAVGGVLLDEGLAQHLARLTQTQVTLLAGDAALASAGTAEPPTVTKSLPLGEAATVRFVFSRAAAREAEQGVMRAFLLLAALGGTFAVLLGLLVSRWMTRPVEALTEGARRVAEGALESQVTVEASGEVGELVRTFNRMTSELKATTERLMASERIAAWQEVARRLAHEIKNPLTPIRMSLETLQAAQEARHPRFPDMFKESAGVVLEEVDRLRRIVDEFSHFARLPKPQLAPVDLGELAQSVLALYATPPPGIQILPTLQTGVLARADRDQLTQVLVNLVKNAEEAMVSSGGTLRVRVRSTEADAIVEVEDSGPGIPLEHRARVFEPYFTTKDGGTGLGLAIAARILQEHGGKLEVGGAPGQGARFSLVLPRAA
- a CDS encoding MXAN_5187 family protein; translation: MVRLKFLVFAFLVIGLGVAHLPMLSGPLRERAVAGASAQASAGAAEVARRVDARRAEVQSLALKLAALPEVVAAAVPPLPAQPAPRNQRERERAEAEAAAARAFTAERFAAVRSAVEAVIPQELKGAVVAVATPDAQFHAVAGAEPSSDAAKLDVAGLVKTGASVAEAFGAPHAFAAVPLSWDAGAPAVTLVLGAPLLDEGALEAAVQASGTAALALVKGDALAGVAGPQKLLAEGSLAKVAAEASGVVLSTGKLLALGPVALPVFTQDDPLGGNAPLMVGARRAVSGTPVEVLAIASTEPVLGALAAYQQNALFALAGLLGLSLVWTLMMGSGRKSEGSEEASSSSSDTLSLSSAMASAPAPAATAQAPAPAAAPTPAADPFAFAPAAPAPAPAPAADPFAFAPPPVAPAAAPAADPFAFAPPAPAPAPAADPFAFAPPAPAPAADPFAQQAPPPTGDPFALSPPAQAPVGDPFAFAPPAPPPAPAPAADAFAFAPPPPAPAADPFGSAEAFPFPAPPQQPPAPMGAMPFESAPEASGGPEPLSPAAPRRGAFAFEDQPTAAYSLQQAADPFALAASQAAPDSPETTRVAAIPRELLQASARPPTSDAIPMPPPRPAAQAAIPLPGAGNSAVALTDEQHFQEVFREFLTTRERCGEAADGLTYDKFVQKLRKNKEQLVQKYACKTVRFQVYVKEGKAALKATPVKD
- the hpf gene encoding ribosome hibernation-promoting factor, HPF/YfiA family, whose translation is MKVLLRGVHLDLSDALKSYVDEHLVRHIERFADDEAAEIDISLVDTNGPKGGVDKECRVTVRLPGLSSVHVTETADSLFPAIDASRDRLEKSLKRLLEKRRDVHTNGLPQDVAADVPTY
- a CDS encoding response regulator, yielding MGDERIKVLLVEDDGDSRELLAELLESEFDVKTATDGVAGLKAFEAEHPDVVVTDESLPGMNGTELAQKVKEREPRARVILVSGYTQVQGSEHCDVVLRKPIDVERLSAAVGRLGDEARH
- a CDS encoding DUF2007 domain-containing protein: MKYCARCGSEYQDSVQQCADCPGNPLLVSAEEMRSRGLPLPHELDTRVFVRAGSAEDPFTAEVYTQLLQDANIPVLVRAGRSGVVDKLTTGNVLPWWEIHVPAEQQVRAATLLEQERLRELATNDEAAAAAEAEERETEPPAAPPPAP
- a CDS encoding N-acetylmuramoyl-L-alanine amidase-like domain-containing protein gives rise to the protein MKGVAVLAAALLSQAPVAPAPAREGDARPGAEALLEAPGASKQLATARPVKPNGWEGLSAEQRAALVAEDAGAPLAGRLLRMSGRFLNTPYVLSPLGEGHGVDPDPTFRLDAVDCLTFVEQSLALSLASREEEVAPLLEHIRYASAPTYEDRNHLMEAQWLPNNIRKGFLADVTRRYGGGDAVTVTKSLTKLTWQSRSSQALGLPKAQQAVGTYSLNMLPLDRVMAHARDIPSGTILVVLREDLPLKATRITHLGFVVQRKKRTYLRHASRGGYNRVVDEDLETFLARNGRYSKWKVTGVSLFEPRRPDVASGGSVMRPVP
- a CDS encoding HEAT repeat domain-containing protein, whose product is MSSSARLVLLLSLLLPWAALSGPAAAAKRTSRRADTDAVIQAVVEGGAVPAAVSRLRYLREEAYAARELASTLRTVHEERLRRNLTAVLAGLGTRAAEPTLAGLASDEDSAVRMYAAQGLARLHSRLTQVVVPLLQDKSSGVRREAARALGASRNRKMGAVLVKAARTEPELEVRAAMLAAVGEAGDARQAPALKEFLASDSESTRFAAARGLCRLGSPEGFAFAGKLLGSEDRFVRRQGLELYEGVSAKKAAPALKPLLEDKDRALAASAARILHEGGDASMLEWLVLASWNAQSDEKLAYERELETLQLRDDRRKAILRKAGVAQ
- a CDS encoding DUF4398 domain-containing protein, whose product is MKKLMALLAVSGTLTACGPVKSTANILDAEVQIQAARTAGAEKLSPYEWTAANLYIAKAREEVGYSDYQAGVDFAVKASRYANEAREKAMAVAGSTEPGGRTPNP
- a CDS encoding OmpA family protein codes for the protein MTRPSLVTLLPLLFSLSCVSGSKIRADTEVLAANVERARRGGALRCAPVELATAEAHLDFARGELSQGNSGRADTHVRTADTAVNRALALSKNCGPRQVLVRDRPEPQQPQQPQQPQQPQQPQVVVRIEETDSDGDGTLDKDDPCPDQAEDKDGFQDEDGCPDPDNDNDGVLDGNDKCPLTPGVAENQGCPAEAPKDRDGDGVVDSEDKCADQAEDKDGFQDEDGCPDLDNDSDGIVDTADKCPDEAGPMQNLGCPIVDKDGDGVLDVDDKCPDEPEDKDGFQDEDGCPDLDNDADGVPDVQDKCPGEAGVAENGGCPDKDTDGDGIVDRLDACPEEPGVQEERGCAKQYKMVVIKRDRIEIKKQILFSSGSHKIYGKQSTAVLDDVAQALRDAPWIKRIRIEGHTDSLGKDASNLRLSQRRADAVMAQLIRRGVDPGRLQAVGFGETQPIAPNSTKTGRAMNRRTEFKVQNQ